A genome region from Arachis duranensis cultivar V14167 chromosome 6, aradu.V14167.gnm2.J7QH, whole genome shotgun sequence includes the following:
- the LOC107492153 gene encoding AP-3 complex subunit mu-like, whose translation MLQCIFLLSDSGEVILEKQLTGHRVDRSICSWFWDQSISQAHSFRQLPVIASPTHYLFQVFREGITFLACTQVEMPPLMAIEFLCRVADVLNDYLGGLNEDLIKDNFVIVYELLDEMIDNGFPLTTEPNILQEMIAPPNIVSKVLSVVTGTSSNVSDTLPGASASGVPWRTADPKYAQNEVYIDLAEEMDATINRDGALMKCEVYGQVKVNSHISGLPDMTLSFTNPSILDQVRFHPCVRFRQWESHQILSFVPPDGQFKLMSYRVRKLKSTPLYVKPQLTSNGGTCRLNVMVGSRNNHGKTIDLVTVQFQLPSCILSADLTSNHGTVNILADKTCNWNIGRIPKDKAPSMSGTLVLETGLERLHTFPTFRVGFKMMGVALSGLKIDKLDLKTVPYRFFKGFRAVSRAGEFEVRS comes from the exons ATGTTGCAATGCATATTCCTTCTCTCCGATTCCGG AGAGGTGATTCTAGAGAAACAGCTCACTGGCCACCGCGTCGATCGCTCCATATGTTCCTGGTTCTGGGACCAATCCATTTCTCAAGCTCATTCCTTTAGG CAACTTCCAGTGATTGCTTCTCCCACACATTATCTTTTCCAAGTTTTTCGTGAGGGAATCACCTTTCTGGCTTGCACCCAAGTTGAGATGCCACCGTTGATGGCCATTGAG TTCCTTTGTAGGGTAGCAGATGTCCTCAATGATTATCTTGGGGGTTTGAACGAAGACTTGATCAAAGACAACTTTGTCATTGTTTATGAG CTGCTGGATGAGATGATAGACAATGGATTCCCACTAACTACGGAACCTAACATCCTGCAAGAGATGATAGCTCCACCAAATATTGTTAGTAAAGTCTTGAGTGTTGTCACTGGCACCAGTTCCAATGTGAGTGACACCCTTCCTGGTGCATCAGCTTCTGGTGTTCCCTGGAGAACAGCAGATCCAAAGTATGCCCAGAATGAAGTTTATATAGATCTTGCTGAAGAAATGGATGCTACAATAAACAG GGATGGAGCTCTGATGAAATGTGAGGTCTATGGTCAAGTTAAAGTAAATTCCCATATCAGTGGTCTTCCTGACATGACACTTTCATTTACAAATCCTTCGATCCTAGATCAAGTGAGGTTCCATCCATGTGTTAGATTTCGCCAATGGGAATCCCATCAGATTCTTTCATTTGTGCCTCCTGATGGACAATTTAAACTTATGAGCTACAG GGTTAGAAAATTGAAGAGCACCCCATTATATGTAAAGCCACAGTTGACATCGAATGGTGGGACATGCCGTCTTAATGTAATGGTTGGTTCAAGAAATAATCATGGAAAGACTATTGATTTAGTTACAGTTCAGTTTCAGCTTCCTTCATGCATTTTATCTGCAGATCTTACCTCAAATCATGGAACAGTAAACATCCTTGCTGACAAG ACATGCAATTGGAACATTGGTCGGATCCCAAAAGATAAAGCCCCTTCAATGTCTGGAACGTTGGTGCTTGAGACTGGATTGGAGCGTCTTCACACCTTCCCCACATTTAGAGTGGGTTTTAAGATGATGGGTGTTGCTCTCTCTGGCCTGAAAATAGATAAACTGGATTTGAAAACTGTTCCTTACCGTTTCTTCAAAGGTTTTCGAGCTGTTAGCCGTGCAGGTGAATTTGAAGTCAGATCATAA
- the LOC107492155 gene encoding Golgi apparatus membrane protein-like protein ECHIDNA isoform X2 yields the protein MDLSQPAGENYGNPITCFFHVFFKGAALAFYIVFSIFVGNFVVIFVVTALLAALDFWVVKNVSGRILVGLRWWNEIDDQGESVWRFECLDQESMARLNKKDSWLFWWTLYLNMLRIKFNNLLLGHLPQGSHLPFSQHLVLSELFTAEHVNARSSGLSLKIESRD from the exons ATGGATCTCAGCCAG CCTGCAGGTGAAAACTACGGCAATCCCATTACTTGCTTCTTTCACGTTTTCTTCAAG GGCGCAGCTTTGGCATTTTACATTGTATTTTCCATCTTTGTTGGTAACTTTGTCGTCATTTTCGTCGTCACTGCCCTTCTTGCTGCTCTTGATTTTTGGGTCGTCAAGAATGTAAGTGGCAGAATCTTAGTTGGTTTGAGGTGGTGGAATGAAATTGATGATCAGGGTGAGAGTGTTTGGAGATTTGAATGCCTCGATCAAGAG TCAATGGCTCGGTTGAACAAGAAAGATTCATGGCTTTTCTGGTGGACCCTTTACTTGAAC ATGCTAAGAATCAAGTTCAACAATTTGCTGCTAGGACACTTGCCTCAAGGGTCTCATCTACCTTTCAGTCAGCATTTAGTATTGTCTGAATTGTTTACTGCCGAACATGTAAATGCAAGAAGCAGTGGATTATCATTGAAAATTGAAAGCAGAGATTAG
- the LOC107492155 gene encoding Golgi apparatus membrane protein-like protein ECHIDNA isoform X1 — MDLSQPAGENYGNPITCFFHVFFKGAALAFYIVFSIFVGNFVVIFVVTALLAALDFWVVKNVSGRILVGLRWWNEIDDQGESVWRFECLDQESMARLNKKDSWLFWWTLYLNAGIWLLLSIFSLIRFEADYILVVGVCLTLSIANIVGFTKCRKDAKNQVQQFAARTLASRVSSTFQSAFSIV, encoded by the exons ATGGATCTCAGCCAG CCTGCAGGTGAAAACTACGGCAATCCCATTACTTGCTTCTTTCACGTTTTCTTCAAG GGCGCAGCTTTGGCATTTTACATTGTATTTTCCATCTTTGTTGGTAACTTTGTCGTCATTTTCGTCGTCACTGCCCTTCTTGCTGCTCTTGATTTTTGGGTCGTCAAGAATGTAAGTGGCAGAATCTTAGTTGGTTTGAGGTGGTGGAATGAAATTGATGATCAGGGTGAGAGTGTTTGGAGATTTGAATGCCTCGATCAAGAG TCAATGGCTCGGTTGAACAAGAAAGATTCATGGCTTTTCTGGTGGACCCTTTACTTGAAC GCAGGTATATGGCTTTTGTTGTCAATATTCTCGCTCATAAGGTTTGAAGCTGATTACATCCTAGTTGTAGGAGTTTGTTTGACTCTCAGTATTGCAAATATTGTTGGTTTCACCAAATGCAGAAAAG ATGCTAAGAATCAAGTTCAACAATTTGCTGCTAGGACACTTGCCTCAAGGGTCTCATCTACCTTTCAGTCAGCATTTAGTATTGTCTGA
- the LOC107492154 gene encoding psbP domain-containing protein 1, chloroplastic, with product MAIAFPIQRFYDIPISLSTCSPRCISGHSQAKGFAVPRRKALSLSLSLLLPTYILSASAALAQHSPVLREYVDSFDGYSFRYPSNWIQVRGAGADIFFRDPYVLDENISVEISSPSSSRYKTVQDLGSPQEAGKKVLKQYLTEFMSTRLGVRRESSILSTTSRVADDGKLYYQVEVNIKSYANNNELAVMPQERVVRMEWDRRYLSVLGVENNQLYELRLQVPENVFTEEQNDLRQVMDSFRVNKIAA from the exons ATGGCTATTGCCTTTCCAATTCAGCGCTTCTACGATATTCCCATCTCTCTCTCCACCTGTTCCCCTCGCTGCATTTCAGGCCACTCTCAGGCTAAAGGTTTTGCAGTTCCACGGAGGAAAGCATTGTCcttgtccttgtccttgctcctaccAACTTACATTCTCTCTGCCTCTGCTGCATTGGCTCAGCACTCCCCTGTGCTGCGCGAATACGTAGACTCATTTGATGGCTATTCATTCAGGTACCCCAGCAACTGGATCCAAGTGCGTGGTGCCGGTGCTGACATCTTCTTCAGAGACCCTTATGTTCTCGATGAAAACATATCTGTTGAGATCTCCTCTCCATCATCTTCCAGATACAAGACTGTTCAGGACTTGGGTTCACCCCAAGAAGCCGGCAAAAAGGTTCTCAAGCAATATCTCACTGAATTCATGTCTACCAGGCTTGGTGTTAGACGCGAATCCAGCATCCTTTCCACCACTTCCAGAGTTGCTGATGATGGCAAGTTGTACTATCAAGTTGAG GTAAACATCAAGTCATATGCAAACAACAATGAGCTTGCTGTTATGCCACAAGAGCGGGTGGTACGCATGGAATGGGATCGGAGGTATCTTTCAGTACTTGGAGTTGAAAACAATCAACTCTATGAGTTGAGATTGCAAGTGCCAGAGAATGTCTTTACAGAGGAACAAAATGATCTTCGTCAAGTCATGGATTCTTTTCGTGTCAACAAGATTGCTGCTTAG